A single Deinococcus betulae DNA region contains:
- a CDS encoding NAD(P)H-hydrate dehydratase → MEEAGRAAADELTHAFPGQVTLLLAGGGANGGDAFVAARHLLSLGVGATVLALPARHPLTRRNRARWRAVGGQTLALTPAAVARRSRDAGVLVDGLLGTGFQPPLRPALAEVVAAVNAARARGLAVVSLDLPSGLDAAVAEAGPSVQADLTVTFSGLKPALLFGPAAERAGRVVLAPLRLPPAWGTAEAVAQRPYDADLGACLPVRAAGAHKGTAGRVWVVGGHPGTAGAPVLAGWGALRTGAGLVTLHSGAEVPLLHPELMVRRHSDLGAFLDGVSANGRPDAVALGMGLGPDGADHARRVLRWGLPTVLDADALQPELAGSGHDRCVWTPHPGEAARLLGNTAAEVTRDPLSAARALQTQLGGVVVLKGGPSVVAAPGGLSVSRGGHPGMASAGMGDTLSGILAALLGQGLSPEDAARSGVRLHARAGERAARAFGYGLSASDVAAELGGAWHDLQAAAGATGGGT, encoded by the coding sequence ATGGAAGAGGCCGGGCGCGCGGCGGCCGATGAGCTGACGCACGCCTTTCCTGGCCAGGTGACGCTGCTGCTGGCCGGCGGCGGGGCCAACGGCGGCGACGCCTTTGTGGCCGCCCGCCACCTGCTGAGCCTGGGCGTGGGGGCCACCGTGCTGGCCCTCCCGGCCCGCCACCCCCTGACCCGCCGCAACCGGGCCCGCTGGCGGGCCGTGGGGGGCCAGACCTTGGCCCTGACGCCCGCTGCCGTGGCCCGCCGCAGCCGGGACGCGGGCGTGCTGGTGGACGGCCTGCTGGGCACCGGATTTCAGCCGCCGCTGCGCCCTGCGCTGGCAGAGGTCGTGGCGGCGGTCAATGCGGCCCGCGCGCGCGGCCTGGCTGTGGTCAGCCTGGACCTGCCCAGCGGCCTGGACGCTGCCGTGGCCGAGGCTGGCCCCAGCGTGCAGGCCGACCTGACCGTGACTTTCAGCGGCCTGAAACCCGCCCTGCTGTTTGGCCCTGCCGCCGAACGGGCGGGCCGGGTGGTACTGGCCCCCCTGCGGCTGCCACCTGCGTGGGGCACGGCAGAAGCGGTGGCCCAGCGCCCCTACGACGCCGACCTGGGCGCGTGTTTACCGGTGCGGGCGGCAGGCGCCCACAAAGGCACCGCCGGGCGGGTGTGGGTGGTGGGTGGCCACCCTGGCACGGCCGGCGCCCCCGTGCTGGCGGGCTGGGGCGCCCTGCGCACGGGTGCGGGGCTGGTGACCCTGCACTCGGGGGCCGAGGTGCCGCTGCTGCACCCCGAACTGATGGTTCGCCGGCACAGCGACCTGGGGGCGTTTCTGGACGGCGTCTCCGCCAATGGGCGCCCCGACGCGGTGGCCCTGGGTATGGGCCTGGGCCCGGACGGCGCCGACCACGCCCGCCGCGTCTTGCGCTGGGGATTACCGACGGTCCTGGATGCTGACGCCTTACAGCCGGAACTCGCTGGCAGCGGCCATGACCGCTGCGTCTGGACCCCACACCCCGGCGAGGCGGCGCGGCTGCTGGGGAACACGGCGGCCGAAGTCACCCGGGACCCCCTGAGTGCCGCCCGCGCGTTACAGACGCAGCTGGGCGGGGTGGTGGTTCTGAAGGGCGGCCCCAGCGTGGTGGCGGCGCCAGGTGGCCTGAGCGTGTCGCGCGGCGGGCATCCCGGCATGGCCAGCGCGGGCATGGGCGACACGCTGTCTGGGATCCTGGCGGCGCTGCTGGGCCAGGGCCTGTCCCCGGAAGACGCCGCGCGCAGTGGGGTGCGCCTGCACGCCCGCGCTGGTGAGCGGGCCGCGCGGGCCTTCGGGTACGGCCTGAGCGCCTCTGATGTGGCGGCCGAACTGGGCGGCGCGTGGCACGATCTGCAGGCCGCTGCTGGGGCCACTGGCGGGGGGACCTGA
- a CDS encoding DUF4388 domain-containing protein, with protein MQGLLSDVPLLGVLELIHTTRQTGVLEVQADVPFTVAFVGGEIVSGGILDWLGTEAVQACPLLVDAGMFMFEPRAVTGAPLGPYGHFSTDWARLSDEWIQVCQVIGSPSQVFEGRVPLFDLPGGRSVRAAAASAELPLFQVAQTVSQAVQGGTLQPQNRFEWQRLKLQPTKQRAALHPVARMLDGERTLGEAVDQGTPLADVRDYLLGELRLGLRFPGSGWVLRDLVWETQHLKNATT; from the coding sequence ATGCAAGGTCTTCTGAGCGACGTTCCGCTTCTGGGTGTTCTGGAGCTGATTCATACGACGCGTCAGACTGGCGTGCTGGAGGTACAGGCCGACGTGCCGTTCACGGTGGCCTTTGTGGGCGGCGAGATTGTGTCAGGCGGCATTCTGGACTGGCTGGGCACCGAGGCCGTGCAGGCCTGCCCCCTGCTGGTGGACGCTGGAATGTTCATGTTCGAGCCGCGTGCTGTCACGGGCGCGCCGCTGGGGCCCTACGGCCACTTCTCGACCGACTGGGCGCGCCTGAGTGACGAGTGGATTCAGGTGTGCCAGGTGATTGGCAGCCCCAGCCAGGTTTTTGAAGGCCGCGTGCCGCTGTTCGACCTGCCGGGGGGCCGCTCCGTGCGCGCTGCCGCCGCCTCAGCCGAGTTGCCGCTGTTTCAGGTCGCGCAGACGGTGTCGCAGGCGGTGCAGGGCGGCACTTTGCAGCCCCAGAACCGCTTCGAGTGGCAACGCCTGAAGCTGCAGCCCACCAAGCAGCGCGCCGCCCTGCACCCCGTCGCCCGCATGCTGGACGGCGAACGCACCCTGGGCGAGGCTGTGGATCAGGGCACGCCGCTGGCCGATGTGCGCGATTACCTGCTGGGCGAGTTGCGCCTGGGCCTGCGTTTTCCCGGCAGCGGCTGGGTGCTGCGCGACCTCGTGTGGGAAACCCAGCACCTGAAAAACGCAACGACTTAA